Proteins encoded together in one Salvelinus fontinalis isolate EN_2023a chromosome 6, ASM2944872v1, whole genome shotgun sequence window:
- the LOC129856701 gene encoding beta-2 adrenergic receptor-like, with protein MVCFSYRPIMLPEGTEPTNCTLCCWAVTNKILMVVFMVILIFAILFGNSVTLAVLCGTKHFHTPQGYLKASLAVADLAVGIFVVPVSVYAEVSLMLNNSAPEWIVNNSQTTTFHPCNLIGPIFAGCTFVSITTIFFLTIERSIAVLRPLHKESVITRKRTTILILFSWMGSFFLAVSPMIFSNEIALEYNLCSRMCNYALGTIDTFPSQAWNILLLFPAFDFTLLGGTVVINIISLSSIRQNSKQRKHLAESESQSGSKPTFSDIKAAKTIGTLTLAFTLSFTPIAVFVVGNVIGNEWCNFSLFAFWILTTNSCWNVIIYSVRDQKFRLRAHKLLIPSQIKNVSKTSKTVDILS; from the coding sequence ATGGTCTGTTTCTCTTATAGACCAATCATGCTGCCGGAGGGAACCGAGCCGACAAACTGTACTCTGTGTTGCTGGGCTGTGACCAACAAGATTTTGATGGTCGTTTTTATGGTCATCTTGATTTTTGCTATCTTGTTCGGCAACTCCGTGACATTAGCCGTACTGTGCGGAACTAAGCACTTTCATACGCCCCAGGGATATCTGAAGGCGTCGCTAGCGGTGGCTGACTTGGCGGTAGGGATATTCGTGGTGCCCGTCTCCGTTTACGCAGAGGTGTCGCTTATGTTGAACAACTCCGCGCCAGAATGGATCGTGAACAATTCACAAACAACAACTTTTCACCCGTGCAATTTAATTGGCCCCATTTTCGCTGGCTGCACCTTTGTGTCCATTACGACTATATTTTTCCTTACTATCGAACGGAGCATCGCAGTTTTGAGGCCGTTGCACAAGGAATCAGTCATTACGCGCAAACGAACCACTATCCTCATACTCTTCTCATGGATGGGAAGTTTCTTTCTGGCAGTGTCTCCGATGATTTTCAGCAATGAAATTGCCCTTGAATATAACCTTTGTAGTAGAATGTGCAATTACGCACTGGGCACCATCGACACGTTTCCTTCCCAGGCATGGAACATTCTCCTGCTCTTTCCCGCGTTTGATTTCACACTCCTTGGTGGAACCGTGGTGATAAATATAATTTCATTGTCTAGCATACGCCAGAACTCAAAGCAGAGAAAACATCTGGCTGAAAGCGAAAGCCAAAGCGGCTCCAAACCCACTTTCTCCGATATCAAGGCTGCCAAAACGATAGGGACCTTAACGCTGGCTTTTACGTTATCCTTCACCCCCATTGCTGTCTTTGTCGTGGGAAATGTTATTGGAAACGAATGGTGCAACTTTTCGCTTTTTGCTTTTTGGATACTGACTACGAATAGCTGTTGGAATGTTATAATATACAGCGTGAGAGACCAGAAGTTTAGGCTGCGCGCGCACAAGCTTCTGATTCCTTCCCAAATCAAGAATGTCTCCAAGACCTCAAAAACGGTGGACATTTTGTCTTAA